From the Mesorhizobium loti genome, the window CTGCAAAATGAACAGCGTCGATCCGCTCGACTGGCTCTCGCAGACCTTGACCCGCATCGCTCAAGGCTGGCCGGCATCCGAAATCGAAATGGACAGTTCGAAATACCTCGCCTTTTGAACCGGATTTTGATTCACTCGGCGCGTTGATTTGCGCGGAGGCAGTGGATGCGGGGACAGGCTGGTTTCTGGGACATTGACGAGCGATATGTGCGGCTGAGCGAGGCCGGCGATCCGCTGGAAAAGCTAAACTCGGTAGTGCCGTGGGAGGTTTTCCGCAAGCCGCTCGGCAAGGCGCTGAAGCGTTCCGATGGCGCGAAGGGTGGTCGGCCGCCTTACGATCCGGTGATGATGTTCAAGATCATGGTTCTGCAGGCGCTCTACGGCCTGTCTGACGACCAGGCCGAGTTCCAGATCCAGGACCGACTATCCTTCATGCGCTTCCTCGGGCTGGGTCTCGGAGACAGGGTGCCGGACGCCAAGACGATCTGGCTGTTCCGGGAGCATCTCACACATGCCGGCGCGGTGGATAACCTGTTCGCCCGTTTCGACAAGCACCTCGGCAAGGCCGGCTACCTGGCGATGGGGGGGCAGATCGTCGATGCCACCATCGTGGCGGCGCCCAAGCAGCGCAACACCGACGCCGAGAAGACTGACATCAAGGCGGGCAAGGTTCCGGACGAGTGGAAAGACAAGCCCGCCAAGCTGCGCCAGAAGGACCGGGACGCGCGTTGGACGGTGAAGTTCTCGAAGGCCAAGATGGCCGAGGATGGAAAGGTGCAGCAGCGCGACATCGCCATTCCCGCATTCGGCTACAAGAACCACGCCGCGATCGATCGTCGGCATGGCTTCATCCGCGGCTGGAACGTCACGAGCGCGGCGGCCTATGACGGCGCGCAGCTTCGCAATGTCCTCAACCGCGCCAACACCGGTTCGACTGTCTGGGCCGACACGGCCTATCGCTCGAAAAAGAACGAGGAGTGGCTGGAGAAGAACGGCTTACGTCTCTGACATCCACCAGAAGAAACCGAAGGGTCGGCAGATGAGCGAGGCGACGTCGCGGGCCAATGGGCGGAGATCGAACCCGCGCATTCGTCGAACACGTCTTCGCGCAGCAGAAATCCAGGATGGGCCTGTTCGTGCGCACCATCGGCATCGCCCGCGCCAGGACGAAGATCGGCATGGCCAACCTTGCCTACAATCTCACCCGCTTCGTGTGGCACGAGGGGCGAACTGCGTCCGCATAACGGGCGAATGCGGCGAAAACCGCCGACGCAACGCCGAAATCAATCAGCCATCTACCCAGGCAAGGGGCGAAAACCTTGTCATAAAGTCAGATTCGGCCAACCGCGCCGGTTTGTCCGCCTTGCCGTTCAAAAACCGCGGTAAATCGATCTGTCCAAATGCTCATGCCTTGGAACTTTAGGCCTGACGTTATCGGCTGACCGCTTACGAAATACGACTCATGAGTGCAGGCGTAATCGCCTCAAGCTTCTGCGAGCCGCGTATGCTTGTTCCGCGCATAGATTGGATGTGGTGTGCCGCGCGACAGCTGACTTCCTCTGGGGCGCGCGCCCGCCGCGGGTGGTCACCACCCCTGTTGACATTCTCGTTGCCTGCCAGCAGCGTGCAATGCTTCCTACGTCCAACCTGGTCGCTGCGGTCATCGAGGGATTCGAATAATCGCCTCAAAACCATCCTCGCGACCACGGGCAGGCGACGCAAGTGCAAGACTGCCACCTATCCCCTTGATCGCCTTACTAGCGATGTTTAGACCAAGGCCTGAGCCCGCCGCTGAGGTCGCACCACGCCTAAATCGTTTTGTTATCGCTTCAAGATCTTGGGGGGCACCACCGGTCCCGAGTTTGCAATGGCAATGGTTCCATCAGTTCCGACGGAAACTGTTATCGTAGTATCGGGCACTCCATGCGTGAGCGCATTCTCAATCAGGTTACGAAGGATGATGGCAAACGCATCGACGTCTACTTTGCGCATCAAAGTGGGGCAGCCGTCGACGTCAAGGATTAGCCGTCCGGCAAATCGCGGTTTTTTCTCAAAGTCATCAATTTCTAGCCGAACCACTCGGACAAGATCGATCGCGTGGTCTGCGATGCCGATCCCCGATTCGGCCCGCGCGAGTTGAAGCAGTTTTTCGGTAAGGTGGCCAAGCCTCGACAGCGATTTCTCGATGCCGCGCGCACGCGTTCTCGCCGAGCCCAGGGGAATTTCGGCCACTAACCTCTGCAGCTGAGCCAGCGAGCCTGCGATCGGCGTGCGCAGTTCATGTGCACAGTTTGCGGCGAACTCGCGTTCGGCATCCAGGGCCGCCCGTAGACGTTCGACAAGCCGATCGACGGAGGCCGCGATGGGGGCCAATTCTGCCGGGAGGCCGCTCGACCCCATCAGTGTGAGATTGCCGCCGTCGCGCAACCCGATCTCCTGTTTCAGTACTTCGATTGGCGCCAGCGACCGCCGGATTACCATCCAGCACACGGCTACGCTAAAGGGCAGGAAGACGATCATCGGAACGAAGACCTTAACTGCGGCCTTATTGACTTCGTGACGGCGGACCGAGAGCGGTTGGGCCGCCTGCGCAAACAGGTCGAGTGCTATTTTCTTCGTATAGATGCGGTCAGTAGCGGTTGTCGAAAAGCCTTCACGCAAGGGAGCAGATGGGAATGGCTTCGGCGGATTTTCGATCAAATCGAGGAGCACCTTCCCGTCACGCGTGCGAACTTGGAACTGAATAATCCAATCGTCGAAGCTGGGCGGCTCAGATACTTCAAACTTCTTCTTCGCCACATCGACGTACGCCGACGCCGCGACCTCGGCAGTTTGCTCCAGATAGTCGTCGCAGATGTCGTAGATAACGTCCTTTACCATGAGCGCAGCAATGGTGGGGACGAAAATCCAGACCAGGAGCGTTGCGCCCCCCAGCCTCAGTATCAGCCTGCGCGTCATGCTGTGCGGCTTCTTCATGTGACCATGAACCTGTACCCGAAGCAACGCACTGTCGCTATTCGGTCCCCGCCGATCTTCTTGCGGAGCCGGCTAACATAAACCTCCACGGTGTTGCTCTCAATCTCCGAACCCAAGGAAAAGAGTACGTCCTCGATCTTCGCCTTCGAAACTACCGTTGCGGGCCGGCGCAGAAGGCAGTCGAAAACTGTCCATTCGCGTGCAGTCAGGTAGACCGCCCGCCCGTCGCGCTCGCAGCGCCGCTCGGCCGAGTTTATTGACAGCGTCCCGACACAATATGGCTCCGGGAGCTTCCCATGACGACGCCCCACGGCATGAATGCGCGCGGAAAGTTCGCCGAGATCGAACGTCTTGACCAAATAGTCGTCGGCACCTGCGTTGAGCCCCTCGATTTTGTCCGAGACCTGATCGCGAGCTGTCACGATGATGACCGGTGTCGAATCAAGCCGCTTCCTCATCTCCCGCACGTAATCGATGCCGTTGCCATCTGGCAGGTGAATGTCGAGCAGGACAAGCTCGTAGGAGACCAAACTTGCTTTATCCCGCGCTTCGGACAGGTCCTTGGCCCAGTCGACCGCGTGGCCATCAGCCATCGTATGTTCGCGTACAGCACTGCCAAGGTCCTCGTCGTCTTCAATGAGTAGTATTCGTATCATGTGTGCCGGCTCCAGTTCGAGGGCAAGATCCTTGCCTTATTGACAGAACCTGACGCTACGCTGAACCCCCGTGGCGCGAATGTCCGGAGGCTTTCAGGCTCCTGTCAGCTATGGGTGTCAGAAGGGGCGTCATTGCAACAATCGATTAAAAGGCCAGTTATGAACGACATCCTGATCTCGGCACTTTTTATTAATGTGACCACCGTCGGCTCTGCACTGGCCGGCGGGAAATCCGACCTGGGAATCGCCGAATGGCAACCGCGCCAAGCCGTACTGATTAAGCTTGAAGCGGACCGAAGGCAGCTCCGTTCGATTAAAACGGACGACGGCTGGTCGGATGCCGTCGAGTCGAAGGGGCTCGAGGTCGAAACGCACTTCGACCTCAAAACTTGGCCCGTGTGGGTGGTGCCGGCGAAGGAGCTAAGGATAAACCGATGCGCCACCACCAGAGTGGAACCCCTGTCCACTGTAGCCTCGAGGCAAGCCTTGTGGCGTTATCCTTCGTCGACGAAGTATGATCGGCATGAGCCGGATGGCCATGCCGCCGCGGCCCTCATCATGGAAATGTCGCCTTATTCATTCGCCCGCGATGCGAAGGATGCACTGTCATATCCTGAGTGCATGATCTTCAAGCGTGAAGCGCGCTATCTGGGCCAAAACCCGTAGGGGAGCATCGAAGGTGATCCCTTGCTGACCTAGACGGCACTCACCGGCTGTCTACACGAGTGAGGCCTTTCGAGCATCCAATAGGGTCAAGGAGGGACGTGACGGCTTGCTGATCTCATGCCGCCTCAGCTCGCGCTTTATATCGGCGGTGCCCTCGGAAGCGTCAGTCACAGCGAGAACCTCGTTCGCGCCAATGACCACTCAGATGTATGCGCGCCCAAGCGCGCGTCGCTTGATAGGAAACTGTCTCCGGAATGCGACCAAAGCAAACGTCCAAAATCCGCAACTGCATCGGAAGGTGCGTTGTTCCGGTCAGCCTACTCTTCGGTCCCATCGCGTTAGCGCTGGGCTTGCTGCTGCTAACTGCCTCGGAAGGGGACAATGAATGCTCGCCCGGTGCTTCACTATCATCTTCATCGCCGCGTGTCCGCGTTCGCAATCATGCTTTCCGCGTCGGTTGCGACTTCTCAGCAGAAAAAGCTCTTGCCGGAGCCATTCTCGGTCCAGGTCGATGAGAGTCAATGCCGTTTCCGCCGCACGACAGGGCAAAACAATGTCCTCAGAGAGCGGAGGTGAGCGTTGATGAAGGGTAAAAGAAGGGTGCTTGTCTGGTGCCTAGGGATCGCCGCGGTGGTGTTTGCCATTGCATCCGCGACCGAAGGTTTCGAACACGAGACGCGCGATCCTGTCGTCACGCAGCGCGTGATACTCGGTTCGGTCGAGGAGACCGTTCTTGCGAACGGCGTTTTGGAGCCTGCCCGTACGGTTAGAGTTGGTGCCCAGGTATCGGGCCAACTGAAGACATTGTATGTAAAGCTCGGTCAAACGGTTAAGTCTGGTGAC encodes:
- a CDS encoding PepSY domain-containing protein, yielding MNDILISALFINVTTVGSALAGGKSDLGIAEWQPRQAVLIKLEADRRQLRSIKTDDGWSDAVESKGLEVETHFDLKTWPVWVVPAKELRINRCATTRVEPLSTVASRQALWRYPSSTKYDRHEPDGHAAAALIMEMSPYSFARDAKDALSYPECMIFKREARYLGQNP
- a CDS encoding response regulator transcription factor, which encodes MRILLIEDDEDLGSAVREHTMADGHAVDWAKDLSEARDKASLVSYELVLLDIHLPDGNGIDYVREMRKRLDSTPVIIVTARDQVSDKIEGLNAGADDYLVKTFDLGELSARIHAVGRRHGKLPEPYCVGTLSINSAERRCERDGRAVYLTAREWTVFDCLLRRPATVVSKAKIEDVLFSLGSEIESNTVEVYVSRLRKKIGGDRIATVRCFGYRFMVT
- a CDS encoding HAMP domain-containing histidine kinase, with amino-acid sequence MKKPHSMTRRLILRLGGATLLVWIFVPTIAALMVKDVIYDICDDYLEQTAEVAASAYVDVAKKKFEVSEPPSFDDWIIQFQVRTRDGKVLLDLIENPPKPFPSAPLREGFSTTATDRIYTKKIALDLFAQAAQPLSVRRHEVNKAAVKVFVPMIVFLPFSVAVCWMVIRRSLAPIEVLKQEIGLRDGGNLTLMGSSGLPAELAPIAASVDRLVERLRAALDAEREFAANCAHELRTPIAGSLAQLQRLVAEIPLGSARTRARGIEKSLSRLGHLTEKLLQLARAESGIGIADHAIDLVRVVRLEIDDFEKKPRFAGRLILDVDGCPTLMRKVDVDAFAIILRNLIENALTHGVPDTTITVSVGTDGTIAIANSGPVVPPKILKR